The proteins below are encoded in one region of Takifugu rubripes chromosome 1, fTakRub1.2, whole genome shotgun sequence:
- the ube2f gene encoding NEDD8-conjugating enzyme UBE2F yields MLTLASKLKRDDAGKTGRAPGAPESTHRISIRDRLLTKEVAELEANLPSTCKASFPDEDKLHHFQLAVSPDEGYYQSGKFHFEIDVPEAYNMVPPKVRCLTRIWHPNITENGEICLSLLREHSIDGTGWAPTRTLKDVVWGLNSLFTDLLNFDDPLNIDAAEHHLRDKEDFRSKVQDYIKSYAR; encoded by the exons ATGTTAACACTGGCCAGTAAACTGAAGAGAGATGATGCTGGAAAGACGGGTCGTGCCCCCGGAGCCCCTGAGTCTACCCACAGGATCTCGATCAGAGACCGCCTCCTTACCAAAG AAGTTGCAGAACTTGAAGCCAATCTTCCTA GTACATGCAAAGCCAGTTTCCCAGATGAGGACAAGCTGCATCATTTTCAGCTGGCAGTGTCTCCTG ATGAGGGTTACTACCAAAGTGGAAAGTTCCATTTTGAAATCGATGTCCCTGAAGCCTATAACATGGTG CCTCCTAAAGTAAGATGTCTAACCAGAATATGGCATCCGAACATCACAGAAAATGGAGAGATCTGTTTAAG TTTATTGCGGGAGCATTCTATTGATGGCACAGGTTGGGCCCCCACCAGAACATTAAAG GATGTCGTGTGGGGTTTGAACTCCTTGTTCACT GACCTGTTGAACTTTGATGACCCGTTAAACATCGATGCAGCAGAACATCATTTGCGAGATAAG GAGGATTTTCGGAGTAAAGTTCAAGATTACATCAAGAGCTACGCCAGATGA